The segment GGGCGGCACCGAGAATATCCATGAGTCCGGGCATGGCTGGGTCTCCGGGTGAGAAATCCCTTCGGGACGTTTCACTCCCTGCGCATCCGAAAGCTACTCTCTCTGGCCTTCGAGGCAAGCCCAAACGTCTGGGAGTCGCGACGATGGCCAGCGACCGACAGGGAACACGCATCGGCTCATGACCGACCACCCACCGTTCTCGACCTGACCCACTATCGCCTGCGCGAGCTGCTCGGCCGCGGGGCGATCGGGGAGGGCGAAAGGGTAGGCCCCGGGTCGCAACGCCAGGCGGGCGCGAGGAGATCAACTATCGCGTTGACTTAGGGTCGCTCCATATCACCTGAGCACCGCCACGCGCCGCGTGCGGCTCTCCGCGCCCTGCGTGAGCAGGAGGACGTAGATGCCGGGCACGATGCGAGAGTCGCGGCCGAACTCGACCTGGTGCGAGCCGGCGACGAAGCGATCGAGCGATTCGCCGGCGATTCTCCGGCCGCCGATGTCGAACAGGTCGAGGCGTGCGGGTTCGCTCGAGGGCAGCGTGAAATCCACGCGCAGCCGGCCCCCTCTTGCCGGATTGGATCCGGTGTCGTCGATCGACAGCCGGGAGATCCGGCCGGGCGGCACCGCGGTGCTGTTGGCCGCGTAGAGCGCCGCCACCTGTGCGGCGCTCAGCTCCTGGTTGTAGATCCTCACTTCGTCGATCGAGCCCTGAAAGTAGTAGCCGGGCGAGCCCCACCCGGTGCGGAACAGGCGGCCGAGCTCGAGCGGGATCTGCACACCGCCCGAGGTGAGCTCGCCGATCGCTTCGGTGCCGAATCCGTACAACGCGCCGTCTACATAGAGCTTGGTGGAGTCGGTGGGAGGATTGAACGTGCCGACCAGGAAATGCCACTTGTCATCGCCGAGCAGGACATGATCGTCCTCGATGATGTTCTCGGAGCCCGAGTCGTCACGCACATCCCAGTAGGGGTGGCCGTTGGTGAGCGCCAGGATGTAGTTGGCGGCATCCG is part of the Candidatus Sulfotelmatobacter sp. genome and harbors:
- a CDS encoding LamG-like jellyroll fold domain-containing protein — translated: MRRLAPLPTAAVLLLFASLSIVAPSSADLIGYWKFDGCTTTDASGHGNDLAAFNSPACVTGRFGDAWQLDGISGFLERPFDTDFVPDSSAMTVTAWEKTGMTLPLAVLVEWYRCGANPSCNNADAANYILALTNGHPYWDVRDDSGSENIIEDDHVLLGDDKWHFLVGTFNPPTDSTKLYVDGALYGFGTEAIGELTSGGVQIPLELGRLFRTGWGSPGYYFQGSIDEVRIYNQELSAAQVAALYAANSTAVPPGRISRLSIDDTGSNPARGGRLRVDFTLPSSEPARLDLFDIGGRRIAGESLDRFVAGSHQVEFGRDSRIVPGIYVLLLTQGAESRTRRVAVLR